One stretch of Drosophila willistoni isolate 14030-0811.24 unplaced genomic scaffold, UCI_dwil_1.1 Seg88.1, whole genome shotgun sequence DNA includes these proteins:
- the LOC124462090 gene encoding uncharacterized protein LOC124462090 yields MMKLLHLNLNHCGAAQTIRELNVDVAELSEPYKTQTGCFWAADRTSKAAIWACSNRAPAAEAVYSSDGYVCAKLGDIWLYSCYLPPSLRLEEFKSRLDNLATHARGKRKVVIAGDFNAWSHEWGRSSTNARGRSLAILNTGTSYTFTRADYGSVIDVTFASSQIASVIQWQLSSHYTASDHTAIICNIGSRAQQAAVQEKRQMYRVDALNPEVFASSLVIPELTGDANKQTKMIMESVVAACDCSMPIRGAYSRHHPHVYWWTNNIAKARKKWLRARRAYQRARGSITSSHLGDEFASRRRELKRAIKESTRRCFLQLCDEASSDIWGMAYKMTVKKLKAVRPAAPSEDHMVNIVQTIFPDTSYMAPREMLQMNHTDHISVSTDELLAAVAQMHYQKAPGSDSIPNKALKLAVRLQPEKFTGVLEML; encoded by the coding sequence ATGATGAAGTTGCTACATCTAAATCTAAATCACTGCGGGGCGGCGCAAACTATACGCGAGCTAAACGTGGATGTGGCAGAACTAAGCGAGCCTtacaagactcaaactggatgTTTTTGGGCTGCGGATAGAACGTCTAAGGCTGCCATATGGGCCTGCAGTAACAGAGCGCCGGCCGCAGAGGCTGTATACTCCTCTGACGGCTATGTGTGCGCAAAACTAGGTGATATTTGGCTATACAGCTGCTACCTACCACCTAGCCTCCGTTTGGAAGAGTTTAAAAGTAGACTCGACAACCTCGCTACGCACGCAAGGGGTAAAAGAAAAGTCGTTATTGCTGGAGACTTTAATGCATGGTCCCACGAATGGGGAAGGAGCTCAACAAATGCACGAGGACGTAGCCTGGCAATTCTAAATACAGGTACAAGCTACACTTTTACCAGAGCGGACTACGGGTCAGTGATTGATGTGACTTTTGCCAGCAGCCAGATTGCAAGCGTCATACAGTGGCAGCTAAGCAGCCACTACACTGCCAGCGACCACACGGCCATTATTTGTAATATTGGCAGTCGAGCCCAACAAGCAGCGGTACAAGAAAAACGCCAAATGTACAGAGTTGATGCACTAAACCCTGAAGTATTCGCATCATCACTAGTGATCCCAGAACTAACTGGAGATGCCAACAAGCAGACAAAAATGATTATGGAATCTGTAGTTGCAGCTTGCGATTGCAGCATGCCCATCCGCGGGGCTTATAGCAGGCACCATCCCCATGTATACTGGTGGACCAACAATATCGCCAAGGCCCGGAAAAAATGGCTGCGCGCAAGGCGCGCCTACCAAAGAGCGCGGGGCAGCATCACCTCTTCACATCTCGGGGATGAATTTGCAAGCAGACGCCGCGAACTAAAACGCGCTATAAAAGAGAGCACACGCCGTTGTTTCCTACAATTATGCGATGAAGCGTCGAGCGACATTTGGGGCATGGCGTATAAAATGACCGTTAAAAAGCTGAAAGCAGTCAGACCCGCTGCACCAAGCGAGGACCACATGGTGAATATAGTGCAAACGATCTTTCCCGATACCTCATATATGGCTCCCAGGGAAATGCTGCAAATGAATCACACTGATCACATAAGTGTCAGCACAGATGAGTTGCTAGCGGCAGTTGCACAAATGCATTACCAAAAAGCGCCCGGTTCGGACTCGATTCCCAACAAAGCGCTCAAACTAGCAGTGCGACTTCAGCCTGAAAAGTTTACAGGTGTACTCGAAATGCTATGA